In a single window of the Callithrix jacchus isolate 240 chromosome 1, calJac240_pri, whole genome shotgun sequence genome:
- the LOC100403489 gene encoding heterogeneous nuclear ribonucleoprotein A1-like, with amino-acid sequence MSKSESPKEPEQLRKLFIGGLSFETTDESLRSHFEQWGTLTDCVVMRDPNTKRSRGFGFVTYATVEEVDAAMNARPHKVDGRVVEPKRAVSREDSQRPGAHLTVKKIFAGGIKEDTEEHHLRDYFEQYGKIEVIEIMTDRGSGKKRGFAFVTFDDHDSMDKIVIQKYHTVNGHNCEVRKALSKQEMASASSSQRGRSGSGNFGGGRGGGFGGNDNFGRGGNFSGRGGFGGSHGGGGYGGSGDGYNGFGNDGGNFGGGGSYNDFGSYNNQSSNFGPMKGGNFGGRSSGPYGGGGQYFAKPRNQGGYGGSSSSSSYGSGRRF; translated from the coding sequence atgtctaagtcagagtctcctaaagagccggaacagctgaggaagctcttcattggagggttgagctttgaaacaactgatgagagcctcaggagccattttgagcaatggggaacgctcacagactgtgtggtcatgagagatccaaacaccaagcgctccaggggctttgggttcgTCACGTATgcaactgtggaggaggtggatgcagccatgaatgcaaggccacacaaagtggatggaagagttgtggaaccaaagagagctgtctcaagagaagattctcaaagaccaggtgcccacttaactgtgaaaaaaatattcgctggtggcattaaagaagacactgaagaacatcacctaagagattattttgaacagtatggaaaaattgaagtgattgaaatcatgacggacagaggcagtggcaagaaaaggggctttgcctttgtaacctttgaCGACCATGACTCCATGGATAAGattgtcattcagaaataccatactgtgaatggccacaactgtgaagttaggaaagccctgtcaaagcaagagatggctagtgcttcatccagccaaagaggtcgaagtggttctggaaacttcGGTGGTGGTCGTGGAGGTGGTTTCggtgggaatgacaactttggtcgTGGAGGAAATTTCAGTGGTcgtggtggctttggtggcagccatggtggtggtggatatggtggcagtggggatggctataatggatttggtaatgatggaggcaattttggaggtggtggaagctacaatgattttggcagttacaacaatcagtcttcaaattttggacccatgaagggaggaaactttggaggcagaagctctggcccctatggtggtggcggccaatactttgccaaaccacgaaaccaaggtggctatggcggttccagtagcagcagtagctatggcagtggcagaagattttaa